In Chitinophagales bacterium, a single genomic region encodes these proteins:
- a CDS encoding cytochrome c maturation protein CcmE — MKKSHIVLLILIAVSVGVIIAMTGDYTTYSNFVQAKEKSKAVSVAGFLAKDKPLVYDPLKDPNYFEFTMYDREGNVQEVVFKGSKPQDFERSEQVVVKGKMEGKYFRASEILMKCPSKYVNDEIVLKEKA, encoded by the coding sequence ATGAAAAAATCGCATATAGTTCTTTTAATTCTTATTGCTGTAAGTGTGGGCGTAATTATTGCCATGACGGGCGATTACACTACCTATTCTAATTTTGTGCAGGCAAAAGAAAAGAGCAAAGCTGTGAGCGTTGCCGGGTTTCTAGCAAAAGATAAACCATTGGTTTACGATCCGCTTAAAGATCCTAACTATTTTGAGTTTACTATGTACGACCGTGAGGGAAATGTGCAAGAGGTGGTATTTAAAGGCTCTAAGCCGCAAGATTTTGAACGCAGCGAGCAAGTAGTGGTAAAAGGAAAAATGGAAGGGAAGTATTTTCGCGCAAGCGAAATTTTAATGAAATGTCCATCGAAATATGTGAACGATGAAATTGTATTAAAAGAAAAAGCTTAG
- a CDS encoding metal-dependent transcriptional regulator, which translates to MKTELSITEENYIKTIYHLSAGGNENVNTNAIADAMSTTAASVSDMLRKLSDKKLADYEKYKGVQLTESGILIARRLVRAHRLWEVFLAEKLNYEWHEVHELAERLEHIRDENFVTRLDNFLGNPQYDPHGDPIPDANGNIEKSNAVPLSTLNKGATAVVVGVKNSSSNFLQYLDSIDIALGTKLKVMNVFNFDSSVEIKLPKKTISVSAKAAEHLLVEVV; encoded by the coding sequence ATGAAAACCGAACTCAGCATTACCGAAGAAAATTACATTAAAACCATTTACCACCTTTCTGCCGGAGGAAATGAAAATGTAAACACCAACGCCATAGCCGATGCCATGAGCACCACCGCTGCATCGGTAAGCGATATGCTGCGAAAACTAAGCGATAAAAAACTGGCCGACTACGAAAAATATAAAGGCGTGCAACTTACCGAAAGTGGCATTTTAATTGCCCGCAGATTGGTACGCGCACACCGCCTTTGGGAAGTTTTTTTGGCCGAAAAACTAAACTACGAATGGCACGAAGTACACGAACTTGCAGAACGCCTAGAACACATTAGAGACGAAAATTTCGTAACGCGCCTCGATAACTTTTTGGGCAATCCGCAATACGATCCGCATGGCGACCCAATTCCCGATGCCAATGGCAATATCGAAAAAAGTAATGCCGTTCCATTAAGCACCCTAAACAAAGGTGCTACTGCGGTTGTGGTGGGCGTAAAAAATTCTTCTTCCAACTTTTTACAATACTTAGATAGCATTGATATTGCTTTAGGCACAAAGCTAAAAGTAATGAATGTGTTTAACTTCGATTCGAGCGTAGAAATAAAACTACCTAAAAAAACCATTTCGGTTTCGGCAAAAGCTGCCGAGCATTTACTGGTAGAAGTAGTGTAA
- the glmM gene encoding phosphoglucosamine mutase: MSLIKSISGIRGTIGGFPGSNLTPEDIMKFTAAFGEWVIQNSGTRKIVIGRDARVSGEMVNHIVVGTLQSIGIDVVDLGLSTTPTVEMAVPEERAGGGIILTASHNPKQWNALKLLNAQGEFISAKAGEELLRIAEEKEVKYEDVNSLGHYTQNDTYIDFHIEKILKLKLVDTEAIKKRNFKVVIDCVNSTGGIALPKLLKALGVEQVIELYTEPNGLFPHNPEPLPENLSELSMTVKKNNADVGISVDPDVDRLALVSEDGSMFGEEYTLVAVADYVLKNKRGNTVSNLSSTRALRDVTEKHGAEYFASAVGEVNVVQKMKEEKAVIGGEGNGGIIYPELHYGRDAMVGIALFLTHLAKFGKSTSLLRAQYPNYYISKKKIDLDPSINIDNLFDDIESKYKNQPINKIDGVKIEFEKDWVHLRRSNTEPIIRIYAESGSETTSENIANQIMADLKFFSKQQQA, encoded by the coding sequence TTGTCGCTCATCAAATCAATTTCAGGAATAAGAGGAACCATTGGTGGTTTCCCTGGCAGTAATCTTACGCCAGAAGATATTATGAAGTTTACCGCAGCCTTTGGCGAGTGGGTAATTCAAAATAGCGGAACCCGCAAAATTGTAATAGGGCGCGATGCGCGTGTAAGTGGCGAAATGGTGAACCATATTGTGGTGGGCACTTTGCAATCCATAGGTATAGATGTGGTAGATTTAGGGCTTTCTACTACGCCAACAGTAGAAATGGCAGTACCCGAAGAGCGTGCAGGCGGAGGCATTATTTTAACCGCCAGCCACAACCCTAAGCAATGGAATGCACTAAAATTGTTGAATGCACAAGGCGAATTTATTTCTGCCAAAGCGGGCGAAGAACTACTGCGCATTGCCGAGGAAAAAGAAGTAAAGTACGAAGATGTAAACTCCTTGGGGCATTACACTCAAAACGATACCTACATTGATTTTCATATTGAAAAGATATTGAAGTTGAAATTGGTAGATACCGAAGCCATAAAAAAAAGAAACTTTAAAGTAGTTATTGATTGCGTAAACAGCACAGGCGGCATAGCATTGCCCAAACTGCTTAAAGCACTTGGTGTAGAGCAAGTAATAGAATTATACACCGAACCAAACGGCTTATTCCCCCACAATCCAGAACCACTACCCGAGAACCTGAGCGAACTTTCTATGACGGTAAAGAAAAACAATGCCGATGTAGGTATTAGCGTAGATCCGGATGTAGATAGATTGGCACTTGTAAGCGAAGATGGCAGCATGTTTGGCGAAGAATACACCTTAGTTGCTGTTGCCGATTATGTATTGAAAAACAAACGCGGCAATACAGTTTCTAACTTATCTTCTACCCGCGCCCTGCGCGATGTTACCGAAAAACACGGAGCAGAATATTTTGCTAGTGCTGTGGGCGAAGTAAACGTGGTTCAAAAAATGAAAGAAGAAAAAGCCGTAATTGGTGGCGAAGGAAACGGAGGTATTATTTATCCTGAACTGCACTACGGACGCGATGCAATGGTGGGCATTGCCTTATTTCTTACCCACTTAGCCAAGTTCGGAAAATCTACTTCACTGCTGCGTGCACAATATCCCAACTACTACATCAGCAAAAAGAAAATAGATTTAGATCCATCTATAAACATAGATAACCTCTTCGATGACATCGAAAGCAAATACAAAAACCAACCTATCAATAAAATAGATGGTGTAAAAATTGAATTCGAAAAAGATTGGGTGCATCTAAGAAGAAGCAACACCGAACCTATCATAAGAATTTATGCCGAGAGCGGCTCCGAAACCACTTCGGAAAATATTGCCAACCAAATTATGGCAGATTTAAAATTCTTTAGCAAGCAACAACAAGCATAA
- a CDS encoding class I SAM-dependent methyltransferase, whose amino-acid sequence MTEKEWFTDWFDSAYYHLLYNNRDEHEAEKFVEKLTVQLKLQEGAQILDVACGKGRHAKTLHKLGFNVTGIDLSENSIAAAKAFEDSNLHFVRWDMRETYCANCFDVAVNLFSSFGYLPSDEDNLVALKAIASNLKPQGVLILDYMNAEWVVKQLKPREILQRGDTQFHIQKKVQDGFILKKIQFVNAEGSNDEYEEKLRIIHLQTFRELCSSANLEIKNIWGDYELGNFNPGASPRIILHCQKQ is encoded by the coding sequence ATGACTGAAAAAGAATGGTTTACAGATTGGTTTGATTCTGCATATTATCATTTGCTCTATAATAACCGAGATGAGCACGAGGCAGAGAAGTTTGTGGAGAAGCTAACGGTGCAACTTAAATTGCAGGAAGGTGCTCAAATTTTGGATGTGGCTTGTGGCAAAGGGCGCCATGCCAAAACATTGCATAAACTTGGTTTTAATGTTACAGGAATAGATTTGAGTGAAAACAGTATTGCTGCAGCTAAAGCGTTTGAAGATAGCAATTTGCATTTTGTACGTTGGGACATGCGCGAAACATATTGCGCCAATTGTTTTGATGTGGCCGTAAACTTGTTTTCGAGTTTTGGATACCTGCCCAGCGATGAAGACAACCTTGTTGCGCTAAAGGCAATAGCCTCTAATTTAAAGCCGCAGGGCGTTTTAATTTTAGATTATATGAATGCAGAATGGGTGGTGAAGCAATTAAAGCCACGCGAAATTTTGCAACGTGGCGATACGCAATTTCATATCCAAAAAAAGGTGCAGGATGGATTTATATTAAAGAAAATTCAGTTTGTAAACGCAGAGGGAAGCAATGATGAGTACGAAGAAAAATTGCGCATTATTCACTTGCAAACTTTTAGAGAACTGTGCAGCAGCGCTAATTTGGAAATAAAAAATATTTGGGGCGATTATGAATTGGGTAATTTTAATCCAGGCGCTTCGCCACGTATTATTTTGCATTGCCAAAAGCAATAA
- the msrA gene encoding peptide-methionine (S)-S-oxide reductase MsrA — protein sequence MKNFIFVMVLLLAFAHCGKSQKVATKNNMSNTNELEIATLANGCFWCTEAVFQRLKGVEKVESGYSGGKIANPTYKEICSGLTGHAECIQVTFDPKQISFAEILEVFFKTHDPTTLNRQGNDTGTQYRSAIFYHSEAQKSTAIQLIEALDSAGAFNSKIVTEVTPAATFYKAEDYHQNYFNDNKNANPYCTFVIVPKLEKFEKVFKDKLK from the coding sequence ATGAAGAATTTCATATTTGTAATGGTTTTGTTATTGGCATTTGCCCATTGTGGCAAGAGTCAAAAAGTAGCTACAAAAAATAACATGAGTAACACAAACGAGTTAGAAATTGCCACACTTGCCAATGGATGCTTTTGGTGTACCGAAGCTGTTTTCCAACGCTTGAAAGGTGTAGAAAAAGTAGAAAGTGGTTATAGCGGAGGAAAAATTGCCAATCCAACTTACAAAGAAATCTGCAGCGGACTTACGGGGCATGCCGAATGTATTCAGGTAACTTTTGATCCCAAACAAATTTCGTTTGCCGAAATCTTGGAAGTGTTTTTTAAAACACACGACCCCACCACACTAAACCGACAAGGTAACGATACCGGAACTCAATACCGATCGGCCATTTTTTACCATAGCGAGGCTCAAAAAAGTACAGCAATACAGCTTATTGAAGCATTAGACAGCGCAGGCGCTTTTAATAGCAAAATAGTTACAGAGGTTACGCCTGCTGCTACATTTTACAAGGCAGAAGATTACCACCAAAACTATTTTAATGATAACAAAAATGCTAATCCCTACTGTACTTTTGTGATTGTACCTAAACTCGAAAAGTTTGAAAAAGTTTTCAAGGATAAATTGAAGTAG
- a CDS encoding transglycosylase domain-containing protein produces the protein MKHNKLRYFAFVIATITLLIATAIFFGRNTLLHFAMENVQHKLKLQYNLDLHCSSIHFSQWSGVSAENIVLNDSAGAAIIRVEKLYVEVSPMRMLIGQLRFTNILSENIELYLFDKHNVANYKKFRKSSASNLPNEKEGKGAFIARILKKATMFSSTEIVLKNTNVVFKDTVGSEQIVLPYFKLHQQKFTAFFTNGKQPDTLFANGIFDARQTLFECKLSHEGDSVGAFSFLKKGYDLSLNFDTVDVEMKWKLAQDAGVHFDVASKVVNFSCAHWRLAAEPIIFRNCRAHVIGMVGSNTFVIDSSSTAAVQDIPLQLFASAFKEDTNYQVALKLKMPEVGADSFFSSLPAGMFHTLKGISCSGRLAYNLHFSVDSRSLDSLVFESDFKRKNFYIRHFGAENFTRINDEFIHDVFIKDRLVRSMSVGHSNAAFTSLRQVAPYLVAAVLQSEDPSFLQHNGFIESAFRESAIQNIKEKRFARGGSTITMQLVKNVFLNRNKNVARKIEEALIVYLIENLHLVSKDRLLEVYLNIIEWGPNVYGIGEAAAYYFGKKPAELSLPESVFLAGIIPNPKFYKYQVESDGSFKPHFKRYAEILVNRMLLRERITENDMLSFQPKVVLKGAAAQVVAPAGVEAESVVGEE, from the coding sequence TTGAAACATAATAAACTCCGATATTTTGCATTTGTAATTGCAACCATAACTTTACTGATAGCTACTGCCATTTTTTTTGGGCGCAACACATTGTTGCATTTTGCAATGGAAAATGTGCAACATAAGTTGAAGCTGCAATACAACTTGGATTTGCATTGCAGCAGTATTCATTTTAGCCAATGGAGCGGTGTTTCAGCAGAAAACATAGTGTTGAACGATAGCGCAGGAGCAGCAATAATAAGAGTAGAGAAATTATATGTAGAAGTATCTCCAATGCGTATGTTAATTGGACAATTGCGTTTTACCAATATCCTTTCGGAGAATATTGAACTATATTTATTCGATAAACATAATGTAGCTAACTATAAAAAGTTCCGAAAGTCTTCTGCTTCCAATTTGCCAAATGAAAAGGAAGGAAAAGGTGCTTTTATTGCTAGAATACTCAAGAAGGCAACTATGTTTTCTTCAACAGAAATTGTATTGAAAAATACAAATGTGGTATTTAAAGATACCGTAGGAAGTGAACAAATTGTGTTGCCATATTTTAAGCTACATCAGCAAAAATTCACTGCGTTTTTTACTAATGGAAAACAGCCAGACACACTGTTTGCTAATGGTATTTTTGATGCCAGGCAAACACTGTTTGAGTGCAAGTTAAGTCACGAAGGCGATAGCGTTGGTGCGTTTTCTTTTTTAAAGAAAGGATACGATTTGAGTTTGAATTTTGATACAGTAGATGTTGAAATGAAATGGAAACTTGCTCAAGATGCAGGTGTGCATTTTGATGTGGCATCTAAGGTGGTAAATTTTAGTTGTGCGCATTGGCGCTTGGCAGCAGAGCCAATAATATTTCGGAATTGTCGGGCGCATGTAATTGGCATGGTAGGCTCCAATACGTTTGTAATAGACTCATCTTCTACGGCTGCGGTGCAAGATATTCCGCTGCAATTGTTTGCATCGGCATTTAAGGAAGATACCAACTACCAAGTGGCGCTTAAACTTAAGATGCCGGAGGTGGGTGCCGATAGTTTTTTTAGCTCACTGCCGGCAGGAATGTTTCATACATTAAAAGGCATATCGTGTAGTGGCAGGCTTGCTTACAATTTACATTTTAGTGTAGATTCTCGGAGTTTAGATTCATTGGTATTTGAATCGGATTTTAAGCGCAAGAATTTTTACATAAGGCATTTTGGAGCCGAAAATTTTACGCGTATAAACGATGAATTTATTCACGATGTTTTTATCAAAGATCGTTTGGTGCGCAGCATGTCGGTTGGACATAGCAATGCGGCTTTTACATCGCTGCGGCAGGTTGCACCTTATTTGGTGGCTGCGGTCTTACAATCAGAAGATCCTTCGTTTTTGCAGCATAATGGTTTTATAGAAAGTGCATTTAGGGAATCGGCAATTCAAAATATTAAAGAGAAGCGTTTTGCTCGCGGTGGAAGTACCATTACTATGCAGTTGGTTAAAAATGTGTTTTTAAACAGAAACAAAAACGTAGCGCGCAAAATAGAAGAGGCGCTTATTGTATATTTAATTGAGAACTTGCATTTGGTAAGCAAGGATCGCCTATTGGAAGTGTATTTGAATATTATTGAGTGGGGGCCAAATGTATATGGCATTGGCGAGGCTGCTGCCTATTATTTCGGGAAAAAACCTGCAGAATTGTCGCTGCCGGAAAGTGTGTTTTTAGCAGGAATTATTCCTAACCCCAAGTTCTATAAATATCAAGTAGAGAGCGATGGTTCATTTAAACCGCATTTTAAGCGGTATGCAGAAATTTTAGTAAACCGGATGTTGCTAAGAGAAAGAATAA